TCCATCCGGGAGGAGAGCAGCTATAGTGACATCCCTGATGTCAAGAACGACTTTGCTTTCATGCTGCACCTGATCGACCAGTACGACCCCCTCTACTCCAAGCGATTCGCTGTCTTTCTATCTGAAGTGAGTGAGAACAAACTGCGGCAGCTGAACCTCAACAATGAGTGGACCTTGGAGAAGCTGCGGCAGAGGATCACCAAGAACTCCCAGGACAAGCTGGAGCTGCATCTCTTCATGCTGAGTGGCATCCCCGACACAGTCTTTGACCTTATCGAGTTGGAGGTGTTGAAGCTGGAGCTTATCCCCGATGTTACTATCCCACCAAGCATTGCCCAGCTCACCAGCCTTAAGGAGCTGTGGCTCTACCACACGGCTGCTAAGATTGAGGCCCCAGCCCTTGCCTTCTTGAGGGAGAACCTGAAATCTCTGCACATTAAGTTCACAGACATCAAGGAAATCCCTCTGTGGATTTATAGCCTAAAGACCTTGGAGGAGCTCCACTTGACAGGGAACCTGAGTGCAGAGAACAACCGTTACATTGTGATCGATGGACTGAGGGAACTGAAGCGGCTCAAGGTACTTCGGCTGAAGAGCAACCTTACCAAGCTGCCGCAGGTGGTGACGGACGTTGGTGTGCACCTCCAGAAGCTCTCCATCAACAACGAGGGTACCAAGCTCATTGTCCTCAACAGCCTTAAGAAGATGGTCAATCTGACAGAGCTGGAGCTGATCCGCTGCGACCTGGAACGCATCCCACACTCTATCTTCAGCCTCCACAATCTCCAAGAGATTGACCTGAAGGACAATAACCTCAAGACCATTGAGGAGATCATCAGCTTCCAGCACCTACACCGTCTCACTTGCCTTAAGCTGTGGTACAATCACATAGCCTACATCCCCATGCAGATCGGCAACCTCACCAACTTGGAGCGCCTTTACCTTAACCGCAACAAGATAGAGAAGATACCCACCCAGCTTTTCTATTGCCGGAAGCTGCGGTACTTGGATCTCAGCCACAATAACTTGACTTCTATACCGGCAGACATTGGGCTACTGCAGAACCTGCAGAACCTAGCTGTGACGGCCAACAGGGTAAGTGAGGAGGGAGTGTGGCGGAGATGCATGGATTGGATAAAGCTGCATTCTAAGATTCCTGCTGCCTGCTATGAAGTGTATTAGAAGCATTTAACTGCTACAGTGGGGTGTGCAATATCTTGGCACTACCATTTATACTTAACTTTGTTCCTTGTCTGTACAACTTTCTTAGGATGAAACTTTGCAAAAACAAATCCAAATCTTCAATTAAATTCTTTTTGGCTAATGGGTAGATTGCAAACATAGCTGTTTTGGCTGCTCTTCAGTAGTTTCTTAGAGTAGAGAACTGAGAAATTACACTTAAGAATGCAGCGCTATATACTTAAACCATTTGCAATATAAACTGAGGCCATTAGCCACCCATGTGTGTCTGCATAAGACTGCTGTCAGGGTGTACACGATGCTTTCCAGAACACATTGAGACAGGACCTGGCttgaagagttcacaatctaataTCAAATACTTCCTCCATGAGAAGCTTGCGAAGGAGATCCGCATATAGGAGGCTTTATGAAAAGTGGCTTGTCACACAGCACTGGGCTACCTAGTGCCCAGGAAGTGACTGTTGCTAGCATAGGGGGCAATATGAATCCAGGTGAAAAGCTGAGTGGGAGGACAATGCAAAAGGAACAATTAATGTGAAAGAGCAGCATAGGAAACAAGGGGATGTGGGATGTAACTAGCTGCCTATCTTTTGCAGAAGAAAATAGGCAAAGGTGGAGCTGTGCAGAGGTTTAAAGGTGTGGTATGCTACAAAGACCTTGATCCACTTCTTATGTAATTCTCCAATATTAATCCCATAGGAATGTCCTAGAAATGTAGGTAACTGTTACTCATTAGTTGCTCACTGGGCAGGTAACAGCATTTTGGAAACTGGTATCTACATGATCTAAAAAAAACAGCAGTAGACATGCAGCAGTTTCTTTGTAAATTACAAACCCAGTAGATGCTGTTTTATACATGTTGGATTATGGCTGCTCCTGTCCATGCAGCACGCTGTCTAGAACCACCTGCTGACAAGTAGTCGGACTCTGAAGGAGTCTTTCTAGTGTCTTGTACAATTAGAGACACTTATTCTGTGAGGCCTTTTCTCTAACTACCACTTTAAAAGACCTTTTGTGAGTAGTACCAGAAGCAAACTTGGAGCTGAAATATCTGGGTTGGTGCACTGTCCTTAACCTATATAGTGAGCTAAAtcaggcaggtctacactacaaacttacaacagtataactacattgctcaggggcatGGGGTCGGGGCAAGGGGCAAGCCCCCGTATCCCAGCGGGGTGAACCCCTGCACCCTGGAAGGAGCACccggcagagcagggggtggtggtggtggtgcacaCACTTTTACAGGAGCCCCTGGCCAGAGCATCTATGTGCCCTGCCCCCCTCGCAAGGCCAGCGGGAGAGGCAGTCATCACTCCTACTCCTCCGCCATCGCCCACCTACCTACGCCACTGCTGTACCAGCAGGTCCCCGGTATGTGTCGTTTCGGTATCCGTCACCCTTTTCAAGAACACAACCCCAATGTATACCTGGGACCCGctatctacaccagggcttaggtcagtATATGATGATGGTGGGGGCTTTTCCTGTcaacatagttaatccacctccgcaagaggcggtagctatgctgacaagagaagctctctcatcagcatagtagcatcttcactgaagcgctacagtggcactgcagcattttaagattTGACCTGCCCTTGGGCCTTTAACGTGACTAATCACTGACTGATACAAGTGCACATGTACCTTCAGACTACAGCAAATGTAATGTCCTCTTCACATGTAAATCAGGCTCTAGTTTAACACAgttgcagtttttctttgtaatttACAAGCAGAGAAGGTATTGCAATATGGGATCAGGAAGTTACTTTTGTCCTAATGAGCTTCCACTTAATTGCTTAGGAGCAGCAAAACTTGGAAGAGATGACCCGATTGTGACATGCTGCCTGATGTTGCTATGACATACTTTCACTTCAATAACTCCTCCCAGTGGATTGTCCTGCAGTTCTGAACCTGGGTTACATAAAATACTGTAAATTGCTTATAAAGTATGTTGAACTAAAGGCTGCATTTGGCCTATTTATATTTCAAGATCCACTGATGCCTCATAGAAACTAAAAATACTCCGGTTAGAATTCTACTTGTTTCTTTCTGTCCACAAAACCCAGGAGGCTTTGTTGCTAGAGACatgagaacaaaatattttgctgcttTAAAAGTCCATCTGATTACTTATTCCCACCGGAAGTCTCAAAGAAGTCTGGTAACATAATTGCACAAAGAGCAACCAGCCATGACAAGGGATTATGAATTCAGGTGGAAATATGCAGCAAAATCCTGCCTCTTATAAGGATACCCATATTTTTCAGCCTGCAATAAGGCCCCTAATGCTTTAGATACATCTTGACAAGTCAATACTGTCTAATTGCTGCCTTTTATAGGGAAAACTCTGGAGGCAAAACAACTTAACAATTGTATTATAAATTGTCAAGGAGGCTTCTAAAATTCTAACCAGCTTTTGGTTGTTTTTCAGTGGCCACCTTGCTTCTAAAAGTGAAATGGCAGCCCAGGAGCCAGAGAAGTGGTGCCGATTCTGCATTAACTTTGATCTATAACCTTCAGAAAACTTAAGCTAAACCACTAGTGTTTAAGAAGCCATTCTGTCTGTTAAACCACCCTTAACACCAGATTAAGCTGTGGCTAACCTACCATCCCTGGCATTGGGGAAGGCGTCTGGCATTGTATAGCCAGTCACATTTCAGCAATAGGTTTAAAACTAAAATCATTTTCCTCGGTGAGTAGGAGGAGGCTTCAATGTAGCATCCGTCATCTGGCACTTGCTGGATGCTGCACTAAGCAAAGTGAAGGAAGCTTTTAAGGCTCTATTTTAAAGTGCAGAACTATACAGGTTTTGAACAATTGCCAAAAAAAAGGGTACTGTTCAACAGTCCAGGTTACACAGGGTTAAGACAAGCTGTGCATCCTCCATAAGCTGTGGGTGGAGTTTCTCTTCTGGATGAAAAGAAGCTTGAGGCAGCTCTGTTTTTGCAATAAAATGTGGAACCACCCATCTTGTTCTTCCAAAGACACTAATGCACCATGAAGGCTAGAAGCAGTATTCTCTTTCCTGCCTAGCCCTCTATCTCCTGGAGATCCAGTGAAACAGCTAATCAGCTCTTGTTCCCTGCAGAGATGTAGGCAAGGCCACAATTACCCTTGGGCTCAGGAAGCCTGGTTATTTACGGTCAGCAGCAGAAAAGGCAAGTGCTGATAGAATTCTTAGTCAGGAAATGCCAGTCTATCTCAAAGCTCCCCTGCTAGCCCAGCAGCCCTAGTAACTAGCTACGTCTGGAGCTGGCTAGTACAACCCAGTCTTTCTGGGAAACAGGCCCTGTTGTAACACACAACTTTCTTCTTTGATAAAGTCCACTCCTGTCACTTGAAAACAAGTGATTGGTCTTTTAGTTATAGGACTACCAggctgaattttgcagcttgttCAGAACGATGGTTCCAAATAATGATGGCTGAATAAAGCTGCTGTTTGTTGCTGTTGCCGTTCCACTGGCTCTAACAACAGCCAAGTTCTGAATAAGCTAAAGACTCTCTGTAGCCAATGGCTGCTCCAGGCAGATCTTGTGGGCATAATTAAAGTTAAAAGAGTGCAATTGTGTTTTAAACAAAGGATAGGCTGAGACTTTCACTGAGTTAAGGAGAAGGTCATGAAGTGATGCCTGAATCTATTGAACCCAACCCTATAAGCTTTTATATTTGCCAGCCGTGCCTTCTTCCagcaatacaaaaaataaataaattaaataaaaatttcaaCTATAGTGTTGTTGTCGGACTATGATACCATGACAGTCTGATTGGACTAGTAATCGCCCTGTCTGACACTTGGCTATTGGTGCATAGGTGGGGGGAGCCAATGGTGCTGGGTATTTAATTTCTCTTGTTGCATTTTGACACTGTCAAAAAGTTGAGTAGCGTGGTAGTGCCTAGAAGGTCcctgatcagggccccattgtgttcaGTGCTGCCCGTGCGCACAATGAAAGGATCGtgcctgcccaaagagcttacgttCTAAGTAAAATGAAGGAATAGGGGGATACAACAGATTGGGAAGCACAAAAATCTAGCATTCGAATAGACACTAGAACATGTATACGACTGGAAACCCTAATGCATGGcttctgccctccttccccagcacactGTGGATCAAAGATGGCCTGTACTGGTCAAGATCAAATATTACACTGAATTCCCCTCATTCATTTCTTTTAATGGCTCGATATCCACTTAAATGCTCACAAACCACTAGCCTGCTGTTCTCATTAGTAAATCACTCCTAGGAACACAACTCACCATTTCAGATTCTGCCCCCATTCCTTTTAATCAAGTTCCTCACTTCCATCCAGGGACAATacttgatgcttcagagaaagacaaAAATGCTGTCTCCTTGTTTCTGCCAGGCTTTTAAGGGGAGGAGATGTTTGTTTGCATGCCATCCTCAGGATTAGAGCAGGGCAGCTCAAGGAAGAAGCAGAATGTTGCCTTCCATAATAGCAGTGGGATCGGAGTACTAATGCTTCCATGCCCTGAGGGAGCAGATGTTTGTAGGAGAAGCTCACTGGCCACCTGAATTATTGTTTGGACCTATGTGCTACACAGAAGAATAAGACCTGGTCTCTGCTTCAGTTACAATGCAACTGATCTCTATTCTTGCAGGGTAGGTGCTACAATGAGAGAGAGGCTAGGAGGAGGACCCTAGCAATGTGTGTCCATATAGTATACTTGGTGCCTTTTTGCTGGTCTCTGATCCTGCAGATAGAAAAtgagtggtggggagggagccccCCATGTATTACACCCATGTTATTTGGACAGTTGTAAGGCAGGGCTCCCCTGGGTTACTGCAGGCTGTTTACTTTGGAGCAGCTAGGAAGAGAATAGGTCATTTACATTTCCTTCTGTAGAGGAAAGAACTGGCAGGCTCAAACTCTACCTCAGATGTTTCAAGGTGAAAGTTGGGTCAGTCTTACGGAACTGACAGAGCTGTGCCAATTAAGAAGTTCTggtggcagggaagggggaaagctGGGAGAGCAAGAGTCCtccatttgagagagagaaatacattgGTCTCTAATTCTGTAGGAGAACTACAGAGGGATGAGCTGTTCAAATACTTGGCATGATCAGTAATTGCAGTAGTTAGGGGTACCGTGGAAAGCACTGAGATGTGGCTGCGAAACTGGATTATAACCAGGGTATGGAGGGATGTGTGTGCTGCAGATCAGAACTGAACCATGTAGGGAATAGCCTGACTTGTGTTGGGAATAgtgtttttttttgtgttttatttatttttttggcaggTGGCTAATCACTGAACTTTAAAAATGGAACCTCTgtcattttacttttattattctAGCACCCTGTGGCCCTggtcaggatcagagccttacgGGGCTAGGTGCCATACAAATAGGGAAGGGCTGTCAATGTGAAGAGCTTAAACTCCAAGTGGGAGAACCGATAATGGATGGATTCTGGGAGGGGACAAAGGAAACACCGATGGGAACACATGACTGTACAGACTAGATGTGAGTGGGTTTCAGATCTTCCCTGCTTCTGTCGGTAATCTCTATTTGGCTCTGGGCTAGCCATTTTCATGTGGCAGTTTTCTGTAAATAGTACAGTAAAAGAAGATCTGCGTGAGGACAAGGTAGTAGCTTTACTGTAGCTTAGGGAAAGCGTTCCATGCATAAAGGTCAGCCTAGAAGAAAGCAGAAATGCATTTAAGGGAGAAATGAGTATTTGGAGGCTGGTGCTCTTGTCTGACTACATCTCGTCTGCTTGACTTGCCTTAGGTGAGCACATGTCACATTTGTATCTCTGATTTCTCCTTTCAGATTGAGAGTCTCCCACCTGAGCTCTTCCAGTGCAGGAAGCTGCGGACCTTGAACCTGGGAAACAATGTGCTGCAATCACTGCCATCTCGGGTGGGCGAGCTGACCAACCTGTCCCAGATAGAGCTGCGGGGGAACCGCCTGGAGTGCCTGCCGGTGGAGCTGGGGGAGTGTCCTCTGCTGAAACGCAGTGggctggtggtggaggaggacCTGTTCAACACCCTGTCCCTGGAGGTCAAGGAGCGGCTGTGGAGGGCAGACAAAGAGCAAGCTTGAGCTGCTGACAAGAAGGCAGGGAAACCCCTCATCAActagacaggaaacaaaaggccATTCCATTCCAATTCCATCTCCCAACCACCCCAGCCAACACCAGACTAGCTAAAGAGATCCTTGAATAACCAACACGACTGGGAACAAGGCTGCTTGCTCCCTTGGATGCAGGATGGGGGAGGTTCGGGGTCAGGGAGAGGACCAAGGCAGAGTGGGTGGCTCCTCTACAACAGACAGCGTGAACAAAAGAGGTGCTGCTGTTCTGCAAGACGAGAAGTGGGATGACGCCAAAGCTGCCATGGAGTTAACCAGAACCGCTGGTGGAGCCAACTTAGTTCAGGGTAACTGCCTCTGAATATAGGGGAGAGAAATGTGCTGATCCAGTTACACTGCTGCATCGCCCTAGACAGGGCTCTTGCGTGCATCAGGGACTGAGGATGTCTTAGAGTCAAAGGACAAAAGTCCAGGGAGCCTCTTTAAACTCCAACTCTActttgctgtgacacttgtatagTTCCATGCTACTTGCTGATGTAATCAGTTGGGGCTTCTCTTTGAGGGCAGGGAGGATGGCacagcttttttatttattaattttattttttatttttaaagatgctgGCATTTTTTGGGAACTTTACCTCAAAGATCAACTTGGattcaggactttttttttttttttaacccagtttccATCTGCTGACTTGAGGTTGCACAGTCTTTTCAGATTCCAATCCTTTGTGCTGACCAGTAGATCGCATGGCCTGCTTCCCTAGCTGGTATTGCTGGAGGTAttgcctaaattagctgttccagAATATTACCTAGGTTGGGCTGTCAGTAGGCTGAATTCCAGTT
The sequence above is drawn from the Trachemys scripta elegans isolate TJP31775 chromosome 17, CAS_Tse_1.0, whole genome shotgun sequence genome and encodes:
- the LRRC8A gene encoding volume-regulated anion channel subunit LRRC8A, giving the protein MIPVTELRYFADTQPAYRILKPWWDVFTDYISIVMLMIAVFGGTLQVTQDKMICLPCKWVTKDSCNDSFRGWTAATPDPTYYNSSLVPSQDTGPTGIRYDLDRHQYNYVDAVCYENRLHWFAKYFPYLVLLHTLIFLACSNFWFKFPRTSSKLEHFVSILLKCFDSPWTTRALSETVVEESDPKPAFGKMNGSMEKKSSTISEDVEATVPMLQRTKSRIEQGIVDRSETGVLDKKEGEQAKALFEKVKKFRTHVEEGDIVYRLYMRQTIIKVIKFILIICYTVYYVNNIRFDIDCKVDIESLTGYRMYRCAHPLATLFKILASFYISLVIFYGLICMYTLWWMLRRSLKKYSFESIREESSYSDIPDVKNDFAFMLHLIDQYDPLYSKRFAVFLSEVSENKLRQLNLNNEWTLEKLRQRITKNSQDKLELHLFMLSGIPDTVFDLIELEVLKLELIPDVTIPPSIAQLTSLKELWLYHTAAKIEAPALAFLRENLKSLHIKFTDIKEIPLWIYSLKTLEELHLTGNLSAENNRYIVIDGLRELKRLKVLRLKSNLTKLPQVVTDVGVHLQKLSINNEGTKLIVLNSLKKMVNLTELELIRCDLERIPHSIFSLHNLQEIDLKDNNLKTIEEIISFQHLHRLTCLKLWYNHIAYIPMQIGNLTNLERLYLNRNKIEKIPTQLFYCRKLRYLDLSHNNLTSIPADIGLLQNLQNLAVTANRIESLPPELFQCRKLRTLNLGNNVLQSLPSRVGELTNLSQIELRGNRLECLPVELGECPLLKRSGLVVEEDLFNTLSLEVKERLWRADKEQA